The DNA window cactactaggctcccttatggataccgtcagacaacaccttagtacagggaaaaaaatgcttctcatacaactggaccttactgcagcattcgacttagtggatcacaacatccttctacagatcttagacgcaataggcatctcagataaagtatactcatggtttgaaggattcctaaaactcagaacttacagtgtaaaatcaaacaaagaaaagtcagaatcctggtcaaacccctgcggcgtaccacaaggatctccactatcccctaccctcttcaatctctacaccgcttccctaggaacgcatctggacaatttgggcataaccacctatagttatgctgatgacatcaccatcctcatcccatttgACCACTCTAAAccgaccatgacagacaaacttcaccaaacacttgaaacagtcacaacctggatggaaaaacacaaacttaaactcaaccaagacaaaaccaaattcatccttctcgaaaatgacaaggtccaaaccacaaccaatttagaaataaacgcaatcaaatacccaatccaaaccaccattaaactacttggcatgaccatagacagatgctgcactatgcaaccgcagataaacaaaacaattcagaaatcattcgctgtcatgagaaatctgagacaagtccgaaaattctttgaaagaacacaattccaacttatagtacaatcactaatactaggtatattggactactgcaacatcctcttccttccctgccctgtaaccacgattaaacaactccaaacaatccaaaatacagctgtgagactcatctactcattgagaaaacacgaccacatcactgaagccttcatcaactcacattggcttccaatccaagaaagaatccaattcaaattctactgcttactatttaaaaccctacacggagacagcccatcatacctgaacaatcgcctcatccaagcacccactaccagacacagaaaaacacactccccattcataccccccccaatcaaagaagtaaaaagaaaaaaactacacgacggcctcctagccacccaagccgcaaggctggataaccagatctccaaccttctgatgaccactccagactataggacgttcagaaaagaaataaaaaccacacttttcaagaaattcctgaaacagcaataacatcacgacctcttagtaactctaaaaccgacatctgatctacccattactgctctaacaacaacaaaagaacctccactatgaccaactattaattctcttacaaaccacctcaccctcaacaacccgtttatgtttataaaatctacaatcaatgtaactctgtatttctaaattaaccttttgtaatccgccttgaaccgcaaggtaatggcggaatagaaatccctaatgtaatgtaatgtaatgtaatgtaatgtttatatggcaccctttttgcgaagttcgcagcagtgccctagGTGTCCCACTACTGTGtaaaaaactgaaaaaatatatCTGTTGTATCATCAATTAAATCATATATAATCTGTTGTCTAAATTATAGTAGTATCATAGCCGCGGCTAGACGTCCAACTAGCTTATAATCACAATTGGTATCAAACTTTCAATACCTTGTGGATCTTCATTATAATTATTACAattatttgtatggaccttcagaaagCATTCAGACCAACACAGCTGATTGCTTATAATCTTCGTCGGTCCAGCCTTTATTAATGCTTAATATAATTTTCTTATGTGTATTTCTCTTTAAATTTGTAATAAAATATAGCTTAAGGAACCTCACTTAACTTAGATAGGAAGAATTCACTATAAGTTAAGTGAGGTTCCTTAAGCTATATTTTATTACAAATTTAAAGAGAAATACACATAAGAAAATTATATTAAGCATTAATAAAGGCTGGACCGACGAAGATTATAAGCAATCAGCTGTGTTGGTCTGAATGctttctgaaggtccatacaaataatTGTAATAATTATAATGAAGATCCACAAGGTATTGAAAGTTTGATACCAATTGTGATTATAAGCTAGTTGGACGTCTAGCCGCGGCTATGATACTACTGTGTTGGCATGTCTGgatgtccagtccattactttgctggcccctcccacgtccaataggTCTTGTTCTgtgcgtttttgacttggatgaatttttggatgaaaatggggttatAACGacagacgacttagcggtctggccgatcaaacggctggacgtatacttggacgattttcgaaaacaAAAAATGGTCTGAGGCCTTTCCTAATTGCCACAGATTATCTAACCTTTTATGGAACATGCCCAGTCTTACATTTTGAATAGTAtttgtgttttgatttttgtaAACTGTTGGTTGTGAATTTTGTTTTTGGGTTTGCTGTTCAAAAAGAACAAGCCTTTCCTTGCTAAACTCATGCAGTGTTTGTGTGTGAGAAAAGCTTGTACTGTTGCTGCCTGGGCTGTACTCGCACCGTAGTGGGGCAGAGCGTACAAAAGATGGTTCCACTGCCGTCGCCCACGCTGCACCTGCTGTAACTGTCAGCCTAGCTCATTTCCCTAATAATAAATTCAGGATAACTGTTGGGAGATAAGTGCTCTGTGTTTAGGGTGTCATGCAGGAGATGGGGGGCTCACCGGCATGTCTTTCTATCAGCTCCTTCAGTGGGATGGACATCTCCTCCTCCACCGTGCACGGATGGTTAACGTGACCCGAGATGTTGAATAGTTTCGTTCCAGAGTTCCTTTCCCGGCCAAACCCAGCAAACCAGGTGCCCCCTCGCCGGCAGATTGTGGGAGCCACGGCCACCGTCTCAACATTTGCCACAGTTGTGGGACAGCCAAAAACacctggaattaaaaaaaaaaaaatatgcaggaTTTTTAATGATATCCCTGCCCAGCTAGCGCAGCAGAAACAAGAGAAAGCCGTCAGCCAAAAGAAAGCGGGCTGCAGAAACTGCTGAGGAAAAAGAGGGGTAAGCAGAGGAAACAGACCACGTAACATCTAATAGAATGCTAAAGCAGAACAGAACATCTGCTGCCGTCCTTACATTTTCCAAACCAGAAGCTTTTGATGCAGGGCTCCAGATTATGGCCCAAAATTGCAATACGCAGGCAATTTCAACACAACTTGAACcctctgcatacaatgcataATGAACTCGCAAGAATGAGTAGAAACACCCACTCTTTTATACATGAGAAACAGCCCCCAAATTAGCAGCTCTAAGGTCATCCTAAAGCAGAGAAACCTAACATTGCTTAGTCATTTTTGACTTTGAGCTGCTCGCTGAATGTCTGCTCCAAGTTTTCGCATGACTCATGAGAACTCGGGGTAGCCATTCAGCGAGAGGCTCAGTGCCTGGCAGGAGTGAGGAAAGGTTGCTCATGCTCAGTACACCATTGGGCCATGAGAACTCGAGTCcaccattcagggaggggctcagcgcggggcagaagtgcagaaagttcgctcctgcccagtacaccgctggaccaccagggattcaaaaaggtacgtggggggaggcagaagggaggtaaaaaatattgACAGAGTTGGCCGGGATAGGAGGTATCCCTCTGGTTCCAGCCCACTAGGTTATACAGCAGGCCATCAGGAGAGAGGTGGGAGAGGAAACAGGACAGggaggggagctgggtgcagagcctggcagggagggccagggggaaagggtggagagcctggtagggcagggagggaggggggctgggtacagaacctggcagggagggaggggggaaagcctggcggggtagagaggagggggcttggtacagaacctggcaagaAGGGGAGATGAGTGTAGAGCCTGGAAGGGAAAGGAGCGAGGGAGGGGAGCAGGGCACACCCCCTcgccatcttatattcgagtcaaccttttttcttttttgggggggagggaagggtaccTCTTCTTATActcagatcaacttatattcgagtatactgtATACGAGTTTTCTcctaaagtatttttttaaatattaaaaaataaacccACCTAAATATCTGCAATCCAATCAAACAAGATAGATATTAGAGTTATCATTATGACCAATCAATGCATATAGTAATAAATGAAGGACATGgtaaatattataactttattaaACAGGTTAAAAAACCTCTTATACAGCAAGCTATTCCAGATCAAGACCACACTTGTTGCTTCAATCATATGTACCTCCATTAAAGAATATCATACTTAAAAGTGTCTATTATCATCCACCTCAGTGACTAAATTTACATAAAATTCTGTGTGTCACAACATCAAAAATCACTTATTTGCTTCAGAAGTCTAGCACTGGGAACACAGAAAAACACATGATACCCACACAAAAAGATGGTTGTGAGATGGCGTTTTGGCAGCACTGGTGTGCCTACTTCCGGGGTTGTAATAACTTTCAATCTTCAGGGGATCGCATATTCAGATTGCTAATACATTTAATTTAATGCggtgtcttatataccactaaatctcccaaaggattcaaagcagtttacaaaacaattaaactgacttaagtaatggcccaaaatctaatcaggtactttgaatttccctctctgtcccaatgggctcacaatctaactagagcacctatgaaagaaataattacttacaCTTATCTgtataaagagaaggaagagggaaaagataatataataaattcaatACTATAGGTACGTAAAAGGCACAACCAAAGggaaaacttcaatatcaaagaaccccaaagaaaaatcctaaaactaaaaagcaggaacaaaatagcaaaataaaaaagcccaacaaaaataaagcaataagaaatctaaaaatattttatgttacacttattgtgagttttaaaaataaagatttataaaaaaagaaatctaaaaataaaataaaaataaccccAGTCATTCTCACTACCCTGTCTCAGTCCACTTCTAATTCCATGTCCCCAATCGAGCCAAGCCAGCCCAAGCCTGTACCACAAAAGCTACTCCACTGAAAACAAGCCTAACCACTGCAAAACGCGGATGGCATTGATAGATATTAAAGTTACTACTCTGACCCACCTTGTttgattggatttttttttttttttttttaaatagccccTATGTTGGCCAATAGTACAGAGACGCTTTTTTGTGGCATTCTAACAATCTGGTTACTCCCAAAAGCACTGCTTAAAGGTTGTCACATGGACAGTTTCTGCAGAGGTCATCTTGGTGCAACAAAAGAGGAATTCATACCAACatctgcagggaagggtggcttCAGACGTGGCTTGCCCTGCTTCCCTTCAATGGACTCAATCAGTGCCGTCTCCTCGCCACAGATATATGCGCCTGCACCTCGCATCACAAAAACATCAAAGTCATAGCCAGAATTGCATGCATTCTTTCCAATGAGACCTGCGTGGTATGCTTCCTGGATTGCCATCTGTTGGTAGAAAGCGGGAGTGTCATGCATAGTAGAGTTATCTCAATCCGTTTTCAGAGTGTAACACACTAAACTCCTAAAAATAGGCTGATGTTAGATCGAGTAGGTCTCTATAGACAATTTTTGTGGAGactatggatctcaagtgcccgTGGTTTTCGCCATTAGAACCAGTCTTGGCTTCCGGGTGGCCGGGTTGAAAAtcacacccgagctaagtattatACTATATTATAAACAAGAGTCCCCGGCAGGGATACAAGTACATATATATGCATAAATTATACAATGCTATCTTTATAGGAGCCCATAGAGGCAATAGTATTTAGAGAcaaatattaaaagtcaatacataaaataaaatttaaaacttaaaaattaaaaagaggcATTTTGGACCGATGATAGCCTGCATTTAGGTTATTAGCCAAGACTGGTTCTAACGGAGTAAACCGCAGGCACTTGAGATCCATATTCTCCACAACAATTGTCTATAGAGACCTGCTCGATCTAGCATCAGACTATTTTTACGCATAGCAGAGTGCAATACAGTACGAGAGCATCACTCTCCTCCTCCAGCCATTTCCAGAGCCACTTCCCTTGCAGGCCCGAAGCTTTTTACAGATATACTGAAATGAAGGCAAATCCAGTCCAAATATGTATGcctaacctgtaacccgttctgatctcgttggggacaacgggatagaaaatgaattaaataaataaaagccccTCCCTCACCTGCAAGTTGGAAGCCTCATTATAGAATTCTCCCCGAACGTAGATGTAAGCAGCGCGGGCACCCATACTGTGCCCCGCAACCAAGCAGCCCTCCACAAGCTTGTGGGGATCATGGCGCAAGATCTCACGATCCTTACAGGTCCCCGGTTCCCCTTCATCAGCATTCACCACCAGGTACTTGGGCCTGGGGACAAAGAGAAAAACACAAATATGTTGGGGTTTGTTGAAAACACACATAACAAGATATTTACGTTAAAATGCTACAGCCTCAAATTAGTTTAACAGCCTTCTTTCATCTATGAGCCCTTTCACAGTGATATGTGATACTGAGGATTATCTGATGTTTACACTGTTTCttgttctttattattttcattacTTTTTTCTCCTTAAGGACTTTGACAAAGGCTAAGGttctccgaaacacagaccatgtcgggtccaaTATATGTTACCATCTCTAGTTGTCTGTGGTATTTCTGTGGCTATGTATTATTTTGCTGCACACATGGATTATCAATTTTGATGGTCgtatatgtttttatatttggacatttaccgtattttttgctccataagacacactttttcctccccaaaagtggatggaaataagggtgggtcttatggagcgaataccctgCGAGAACTGATGACAACCATTCAGGGAGCGTGCGGGACCAGGCAAGCACGGgaaaagctcgcgcctgcctggtGTGCTGCTCTACCGCAAGAGATCAGGAAGCAGCTGTCCAGCAAACAgaagggcaggagcgcggaaagctcctaCCGATACAGagctggaattaaaaaaaagtttacggggggggggggggggaggcggcagCCCTGCCTGCTGATACAGCActggaattaaaaaaaggtactggggggaggggtgtctgcCACTAGGCCACCAGAGGGGAGACAGGATACAccattggttcagaattttttttttcttcctctacagATAGGTGCGTTTTATAgcgtgaaaaatacagtaattccaatacatttttaaaatcaaCCTATTTTTCCTGTTCCACTCTTTGTTGTTTTTGGATTACCAGTACATCTGTGGAACACAGGTCCTCCTTTTTTCATTTTGGTTGTTGGTGGTAGGTGGTGTACATCGCACCCTGGGGATTGACTCTGAAGGCGTGGAAATGTATATGGGCTTTACTGTGAGAAGAAAGCCCTGTCCTCTGCAGACTGCACTACAGAATCCATGAGGGAAGAGAGTGCAAGCGTCAGGGGGAGGCAGtgtttgcgggagggggggggcgatgctggttcgCGGGCAGGAGGACTCAAGTCAACGCACGGTTTGTGAGTCACAATTtgtgaaaatgttttgcttgtcttgcaaaacactcgcaaactgcattactcgcaaaccgagattTGACTGTATTTTGAAATTTCAAACACCATACATAAGGATTttttaggcggtatatcaaatgcaaaaaacttgaaactagataaTATTCTGCCTTCATgtgctatttttttttacttaatcCCCTTATTTCCTTACTCCTGTTACTTTCTCTTATCTATCTAAACATTCTACCTTTGCTTATAACCCCAGGCTGTCTAATAAAACACAAACATTCTATAGTAGACTAAAATCCTCTAAATGAAAATTGAGTGGGTAGCAATTCTCTATCCTATTGCCTTAACCTCtatattcattttattttttttatgaattGTAGTTAAACCAGTGTCTTTCTTGTGTCTTGTAATGTCATAGTTttaaaatgtgtgtttttttttttatttaaccctgtttttattattatttgtaaatcgcattggaatatgatattgcgatcaaatgaaatttttaaataaacttgaaactttattgtGCATTGCAATGTAGCACACTATACTGTACtttgtattgttatttgaatatttctaCTGCTGTAATGGTAATTTACTAATGAAATGAAAACTTGTACTCTACACTGTTTGtttggatttatttactgccttttgaagaaattcactatAGACAGTGTAAAGCAACAATAAGTCAAATAGAAGCACAGACAATTACCTGCCATCGGATGGTTTGTTCATGAAACTCCACTTGAGGCCAGTGGGAAAGCCGGCGCCACCTCTCCCCCGTAAGCctgatatttttatttcattcaaggtccagtcaattcctttcagtaggATTTCTTTAGTTTTATACCAGTCACCACGACTTTGTGCTCCCTTCAACCTAGAGAGGAAACAGCAAGGCGAGGGGggggaattaaataaataaaaatcaatctAGTCACAAGTTCTATTAATTGTAGCGGTCCAAAACAAAAAGAGGCATCTCTGTAGGCTGTAGAGAAagtggtttatttattttattattctatgcggattacaaattattcaggtactcaagtacttttccctatctgtcctggtgggctcacactatctaatgtacctggaatactggggattaagtgacttgctcaggatcacaaggagcagtgtaagatttgaacccacaaccccagggtgatgGGGCTATAGCtataaccactgcaccacccctgcctcctggacctctccactgtacttactttttaaagcctggtggtctagtggtgaagcagggcaggagtgatcatcTTACGCTCCTGCCACATGCAGAgtcgggaacaaaaatggctgccacgagttcccagttctgcacagggcaggagggtaggaagatcgctcctgcactgcttcactgctagaccaccaagttttaaaaagtaagtaaAAGGAGAGGTCCATGAGGCGGGAGTGGGTCACCCAGATGAAAACTGCAAATAGCCCCAAAGCCACGAGTTCTGaacctgcgaatatggagggggatgttAAAAGAGTGAGTGGTTAGGGCTAAGAAAAGAGGAACAATGGGTGTGAAGAAATCTTGAATCTTCAGCTACCCGAAAGGGTGATGCACAAAGatagtggcatggaatgttgctactctttgggtttttgccaggtactagtgacctggattggatggaccattggtctgacccagtaaagctatccTTATGTAAAGATGGAAGACAGTGATATTCTACAGACAATCAGGCTGGCAGCTATAATACATCTTTGGCATTGTGGGTAGAAATGTCTAGGAGGACAGAATGAGCCAGTTgatctttcttttttgtttcaatCCTCTACTACATTAATATGAGAATATCAACACGGTCCGATGTATAATTACCCTTGGACTTATTAATTCTGAATGACTCAATGGACTGGTATGGGATTATGGATTAATGGCACATCTAGACTAGATGGTAAGGGGATCAGCACATGAGTACAGTGATATTCAGATCTGGAGGAAAACAGACCCTGGTAAGAACTGAAGGTTAAATAAAGTCAGGCAGCGCTACCTCCAGTCATGGCGCCCATAGAGATTTGTGAATATCCGATCCTCGTCATTCAAAGGtccaaattttgttttctttggagGAGCCTAGAAAAtaccaaagaaaaataaaatgagagAATTAAACTACCTAAACAAActattttttaacatttattttatgtatatatgATGACAATGCAACATATTAACAATAATGCttatactactattaatcattttcATAGGGCTACCAaatatacacagtgctgtacatattACTGTGCTTTCtgcccctagtgggctcacaatctaagtttcgtacttggggcaatggagggttaagtgatccacccagggtcacaaggagatgcagtggaacttgaacccagttccccagcaCCTCTCGTCTACTGTACTAACCGTTAGAGCTACTAAAGTTACtgaaatacagcaataaaacttttGGGTCATAAAAGTgtatttgatcatgtcactccattgTTTTTACATTATAATGAGTTACCTATAGTATTCAGGTTTCAATTCAAAATTTTAATCTTGACACACAAATCATTTCATTTACAACAACCAACTCATTTCGATTCTTTAACTATTCCTTGTTCTCCACTGTGAACATTAAGATCATTACAAGATGACAGGTTAGTAACACCATCAGTCAAAAGGACCAAGTAGGAATTTACCCGTTCTAAAGCATTTCTTTACCTAGCACCTAGTTTATGGAACTAGCTTCCTAGTCCTATTTGTTTGGAACAGAATGTAAAGGCTTTAAAAACACTTTTGAAAACATATTGTTTTAGTTTAGCCTTTGGATGTCATATTCTTCAAAATGATTGTATCTACCGACACAGCAAGATggaattgtaattttttttctttagttagGTCTGTCCTGTATTTAAAGGAATCCTTTTAATATTGTTTTACctgatatttttttaattgtaatcaGCTGTAATATGCTAtggtagtatatcaaattttaataaacattaagGTAATCATTTTAtaagaagtacataagaacataagaataaccttactgggtccatgaagcccagtagcccattctcactgtggccaatccaggtccctagtacctggccaaaacccaaagagaagcaacattccagcatctcaaagaatagcaagattctggaaccccaaagagtagcaacattccagcatctcaaagaatagcaagattctggaaccccaaagagtagcaacattccatgctaccgatccaaggcaagcagtgacttccctgtgtctttcttaataacaagactatggacttttcctccaggaacttgtccaaacctttcttaaaactagctacgctatccgctcttaccacatcctctggcaacgccaTGTTTAGCTCAAACTCTGCCCTAGAACATGCCTATACTACACTTGGGTACAAATATATGTTATGCACAAAGaactggattctctaaatgttgCCAATATTGACGGTCGCTGCCGATCTCGTGTCGATCACGCAACAGAGCCGTTTAGGGAATTGTGTTtctgggaaagataggtgccggaaatgtaggctaggattttcaaggcctacatttctggaacCTATCTTTGCCACAAATcgcgcctaacgccacttccggcattagtcaTACCTATAGTGGCGTTAAGACACCAGTAGGCACCTCCAGAGGCACGATTCtggcgccttttatttaggcgccagtaggcactttAAATTTGACATTGCTTGCCATTTGAAATGGCATTTcccaattaaattaggcaccatttatagaattttcctcaaagtaattttataagaggCATATTATGGGCACAGGCTCTCTTATAGGACTTACTTCCTTTAGGTATAAACGTACTTGCTCACCTGTTGTGGGGCAGAGGATGTGAAACGTACAAGCgacagcacagctccctgcgagGGATACTGGGATCGGAGAGCCTGTCTCACTACAAACATTTTGCCCAAGGTTCACTCTAtagggatggaaaggaaagaaaaagcaaaTGTTTCCAGTTAACAAAAAAGGCTCTCTTAGATTACTGCTGCTACCAATGGGGAGACCAAAGTATTACAGGAGAAGAAAGACCAGCAGAATG is part of the Geotrypetes seraphini chromosome 14, aGeoSer1.1, whole genome shotgun sequence genome and encodes:
- the NDUFV1 gene encoding NADH dehydrogenase [ubiquinone] flavoprotein 1, mitochondrial, with translation MFVVRQALRSQYPSQGAVLSLVRFTSSAPQQAPPKKTKFGPLNDEDRIFTNLYGRHDWRLKGAQSRGDWYKTKEILLKGIDWTLNEIKISGLRGRGGAGFPTGLKWSFMNKPSDGRPKYLVVNADEGEPGTCKDREILRHDPHKLVEGCLVAGHSMGARAAYIYVRGEFYNEASNLQMAIQEAYHAGLIGKNACNSGYDFDVFVMRGAGAYICGEETALIESIEGKQGKPRLKPPFPADVGVFGCPTTVANVETVAVAPTICRRGGTWFAGFGRERNSGTKLFNISGHVNHPCTVEEEMSIPLKELIERHAGGVTGGWDNLLAVIPGGSSTPLIPKSVCETVMMDFDALVQAQTGLGTAAIIVMDKSTDIVRAIARLIEFYKHESCGQCTPCREGVDWMNKVMWRFVKGDARVAEIDMLWEISKQIEGHTICALGDGAAWPVQGLIRHFRPELEERMKQHQASRAQQ